The following coding sequences lie in one Manihot esculenta chloroplast, complete genome genomic window:
- the ycf1 gene encoding hypothetical chloroplast RF1, protein MIFQSFIPGNLVSLCMKIINSVVVVGLYYGFLTTFSMGPSYLFLLRARVIEEGEEGTEKKVSATTGFITGQLMMFISIYYAPLHLALGRPHTITVLALPYLLFHFFWNNHKHFFDYGSTTRNSMRNLSIQFVFLNNLIFQLFNHFILPSSMLVRLVNIYMFRCNNKMLFVTSSFVGWLIGHILFMKWVGLILVWIQQNNSIRSNVLFRSNKYLVSELRNSRARIFSILLFITCVYSLGRIPSPIFTKKLKETSETEEREEETDVEIEKTSETKGTKQEQEGSTEEDPSSSLFSEEKEDPDKIDETEEIQVNGKEKTKDEFHFHFKETCYKNRPLYETFYLDGNQENSKLEILIDKKKKDLFWFEKPLVTILFDSKRWNRPFRYIKNDQFENAVRKEMSQYFFYTCRSDGKERISFTYPPSLSTFLEMIQRKISPFTTEKLSSDELYNRWNYKNEQKKKTLNNEFINRVQALDKGYLTLNTLEKRAGLCNDKTKKEYLPKIYDPFLSGSCRGKIQFFSPSFLNILNKTSIKNSIEMLWINKIHLILLITNYQEFESKTDIANPKNKTIRKNSTGIKEISKQVPRWSYKLINDLEQQEKNIPQDSQMRSRKTKRLEIFNNKNKKKIYKYMDTYNNTKDTKNSDKIKIEDRIKIEKASLLYYSHQPDFRRCIIKGSVRAQRRKITIFELFRANVHSPLFLDRINKYLFFFFDIVELIKKMLKTMFINWMYKNAEFILSNIKKKTKESKKKKEDKREDNKIEEEEEDNKIEEEEEDNKIEDNKIEDNKIEEPTTETIDLVEIAEAWDDILFAQITRGFILVTQSIFRKYILLPSLIIIKNIIRILFLKTPEWSEDFKDWSREIHVKCTYNGVQLSEKEFPKNWLIEGIQIKILFPFRLKPSHKSKLKFSHKDQTKMKKKAQKNDYFFLTVWGTEADLPFSASRKELSLFKPIFKKLKKKFRKMQKNGFRVITILEERKKIFLNFSKEKKNWIIQNIFFRKEIINNLSKSKRNPILLSGFKEVYELNEPKKEKDSIINNNNGTIQKLSTPIRSMAWTNYSLTEKKMKDLSARRKIIINQIEKIKKEKEKKIRTSEININISPNKISYNAKKLKSSKKISQIVKKRNARLAHKFHFFIKILIERIYIDIFLGIINIPLGIINIPRINAQLFLESTKKIITKYIYNNEENHKKIDKTNQTTIHFISIIKKSCNSNVVVINNNNNSQIFCDISSLSQAYVFYKLSQIKIINLYKLRSIFEYHSLFLKNEIKDFFIAQGLFNSELKDKNFRNSVMNQWKNWLRSHYQYKYHLSQIRWSRLTPQKWRNRINQHHMHMVQNKKLNKWNLYENEKDRLIHYKKKNDFETDLLPNQKDNFKKHYRYNLLAYKSINYENKKDLNYLAEDDIIDMEKSADRKYFDWSILSFCLRKKVDIESWIDTGRKNKKNTKTRTNKYKIIDKIDKKKKIFLTIHQDQEVNSSNQKKKPFDWMGMNEEIKNRLISDFEVWFFQKFLILYNTYKIKPWAIPIKFLLFNFHFYENVSKNKKINGKKNKNSDLFISISSNEKKIIELEHEEKEYEDPGGGFGSVFQNQEKDIEEDYIGLDMKKHRNEKQNKSHMEVELDFFLKRYLCFQLEWNSSLNNQLIENIKFYGFLLKVTNPRKIIISSIQRQEINLNIMMVRNSFTRTELVKRGILIIEPVRLSVKNDGQFILYQMIGILLVHKNKQQINKKYRYYVDKKNFTEFIERHQSIIGNRKKNDYDLLVPENILSPKRRRELRILFNLKNKNDIHINTEIFNGNNIKNCSPILGKSKHFDRDKKKLIKLQFFLWPNFRLEDLACMNRYWFDTNNASRFSMVRIYIYPRLKF, encoded by the coding sequence CTACCAGAAATTCAATGCGTAATCTTAGCATTCAATTTGTATTCCTGAATAATCTCATTTTTCAATTATTCAACCATTTCATTTTACCAAGTTCAATGTTAGTCAGATTAGTCAACATTTATATGTTTCGATGCAACAACAAGATGTTATTTGTAACAAGTAGTTTTGTTGGTTGGTTAATTGGTCACATTTTATTCATGAAATGGGTTGGATTGATATTAGTCTGGATACAGCAAAATAATTCTATTAGATCTAATGTACTTTTTCGATCTAATAAGTACCTTGTGTCAGAATTGAGAAATTCTAGGGCTCGAATCTTTAGTATTCTCTTATTTATTACCTGTGTCTACTCTTTAGGCAGAATACCGTCACCCATTTTTACTAAGAAACTGAAAGAAACCTCAGAAACGGAAGAAAGGGAGGAAGAAACAGATGTAGAAATAGAAAAAACTTCCGAAACGAAGGGGACTAAACAGGAACAAGAGGGATCCACCGAAGAAGATCCTTCTTCTTCCCTTTTTTCGGAAGAAAAGGAGGATCCGGACAAAATCGACGAAACGGAAGAGATCCAAGTGAATGGAAAGGAAAAAACAAAGGATGAATTCCATTTTCACTTTAAAGAGACATGCTATAAAAATAGACCACTTTATGAAACTTTTTATCTGGATGGGAATCAAGAAAATTCGAAGTTAGAAATATTGATAGATAAAAAAAAGAAAGATCTTTTCTGGTTTGAAAAACCTCTTGTAACTATTCTTTTTGACTCTAAACGTTGGAATCGTCCATTTCGATATATAAAAAATGATCAGTTTGAGAATGCTGTAAGAAAAGAAATGTCACAATATTTTTTTTATACATGTCGGAGTGATGGAAAAGAAAGAATATCTTTTACGTATCCACCCAGTTTGTCAACTTTTTTGGAAATGATACAAAGAAAGATATCTCCGTTTACAACAGAAAAACTCTCCTCTGATGAATTGTATAATCGTTGGAATTATAAGAATGAACAAAAAAAGAAAACCCTAAATAATGAATTTATAAACAGAGTCCAGGCTCTAGATAAGGGATATCTTACTCTGAATACACTCGAAAAAAGGGCTGGACTATGTAATGATAAAACTAAAAAAGAGTACTTACCTAAAATTTATGATCCTTTTTTGAGTGGGTCCTGCCGCGGGAAAATCCAATTTTTTTCACCCTCATTCCTAAATATCCTAAATAAAACTTCCATAAAAAATTCCATAGAGATGCTTTGGATAAATAAAATTCATCTTATTCTTCTTATTACTAATTATCAAGAATTTGAATCAAAAACAGATATAGCGAATCCAAAAAATAAAACAATTAGAAAAAATTCTACTGGAATAAAAGAAATAAGTAAACAAGTTCCTCGATGGTCATACAAATTAATTAACGATTTGGAACAACAAGAAAAAAACATACCGCAAGATTCTCAAATGCGTTCACGAAAAACCAAACGATTAGAGATTTTTAATAATAAAAATAAAAAAAAAATATATAAATATATGGATACTTATAATAATACCAAAGATACAAAGAATTCTGATAAAATAAAAATAGAAGATAGAATAAAAATAGAAAAAGCGTCTTTGCTATATTATTCACACCAACCGGACTTTCGCCGATGCATAATAAAAGGATCTGTGCGAGCACAAAGACGCAAAATAACTATTTTTGAACTGTTTCGAGCAAATGTGCATTCTCCCCTTTTTTTGGACAGAATAAACAAATATCTTTTTTTTTTTTTTGATATTGTCGAACTGATAAAAAAAATGTTAAAAACAATGTTTATAAATTGGATGTATAAAAACGCAGAATTCATACTTTCGAATATAAAGAAAAAAACAAAAGAAAGTAAGAAAAAAAAAGAGGACAAAAGAGAAGACAACAAAATAGAAGAAGAAGAAGAAGACAACAAAATAGAAGAAGAAGAAGAAGACAACAAAATAGAAGACAACAAAATAGAAGACAACAAAATAGAAGAACCCACAACAGAGACAATCGATCTGGTAGAAATAGCCGAAGCCTGGGATGATATTCTTTTTGCTCAAATAACAAGAGGTTTTATTTTAGTAACCCAATCCATTTTTAGAAAATATATTCTATTACCTTCATTAATAATAATTAAAAATATCATTCGTATACTTTTTTTAAAAACTCCTGAATGGTCCGAGGATTTCAAAGATTGGAGTAGAGAAATACATGTTAAATGCACCTATAATGGAGTTCAATTATCAGAAAAAGAATTTCCGAAAAACTGGTTAATAGAGGGGATTCAAATAAAGATCCTATTTCCTTTTCGTTTAAAACCTTCGCACAAATCTAAGTTAAAATTCTCTCATAAAGATCAAACGAAAATGAAAAAAAAAGCACAAAAAAATGATTATTTTTTTTTAACAGTTTGGGGAACGGAAGCTGACCTGCCTTTTTCGGCGAGTAGAAAAGAACTTTCACTTTTTAAACCCATCTTTAAAAAACTCAAAAAAAAATTTAGAAAAATGCAAAAAAATGGTTTTCGAGTTATAACAATTTTAGAAGAAAGAAAAAAAATTTTTCTAAATTTCTCAAAAGAAAAAAAAAACTGGATCATACAAAACATTTTTTTTCGAAAAGAAATAATAAACAACCTTTCAAAATCAAAAAGAAATCCAATTCTATTATCTGGATTTAAAGAAGTATATGAATTGAATGAACCTAAAAAAGAAAAAGATTCGATAATCAATAACAATAATGGGACGATTCAAAAATTATCCACCCCAATTCGATCTATGGCTTGGACAAATTATTCACTGACAGAAAAAAAAATGAAAGATCTTTCTGCTAGAAGAAAGATAATCATAAATCAAATAGAAAAAATTAAAAAAGAAAAGGAAAAAAAAATTAGAACCTCGGAAATAAATATAAATATTAGTCCTAACAAAATAAGTTATAATGCTAAAAAATTAAAATCATCAAAAAAGATTTCGCAGATAGTAAAAAAAAGAAATGCTCGATTGGCGCATAAATTCCATTTTTTTATAAAAATTTTGATTGAAAGGATATACATAGATATCTTTTTAGGTATCATTAATATTCCTTTAGGTATCATTAATATTCCAAGGATCAATGCACAACTTTTTCTTGAATCAACAAAAAAAATTATTACTAAATACATTTACAATAATGAAGAAAATCACAAAAAAATTGATAAAACAAATCAAACTACAATTCACTTTATTTCGATTATAAAAAAGTCATGTAATAGTAATGTTGTTGTTATTAATAACAACAACAATTCACAGATTTTTTGTGACATATCCTCCTTGTCACAAGCTTATGTATTTTACAAATTATCACAAATCAAAATTATTAACTTATATAAGTTAAGATCTATCTTTGAATATCATAGCCTTTTTCTGAAGAACGAAATAAAGGATTTTTTTATAGCCCAAGGGCTATTTAATTCCGAATTAAAAGATAAAAATTTTCGAAATTCTGTAATGAATCAATGGAAAAATTGGTTAAGGAGTCATTATCAATATAAATACCATTTATCTCAGATTAGATGGTCTAGATTAACACCACAAAAATGGCGAAATAGAATCAATCAACACCATATGCATATGGTTCAAAATAAAAAATTAAACAAATGGAATTTATATGAAAATGAAAAAGACAGATTAATTCATTACAAAAAAAAAAATGATTTTGAGACAGATTTATTACCGAATCAAAAAGATAATTTTAAAAAACACTATAGATATAATCTTTTAGCATATAAATCTATTAATTATGAAAATAAGAAGGACTTAAATTATCTAGCGGAAGATGATATTATCGATATGGAAAAAAGCGCGGATAGAAAATATTTTGATTGGAGCATTCTCAGTTTTTGTCTTAGAAAGAAGGTTGATATTGAGTCCTGGATCGATACCGGAAGAAAAAATAAAAAAAATACTAAGACTAGGACTAATAAGTATAAAATAATTGATAAAATTGATAAGAAAAAAAAGATTTTTCTTACAATTCACCAAGATCAAGAAGTCAATTCATCCAATCAAAAAAAAAAACCTTTTGACTGGATGGGAATGAATGAAGAAATAAAAAATCGTCTTATATCCGATTTTGAAGTTTGGTTCTTTCAAAAATTTTTGATACTTTACAACACATACAAGATAAAACCATGGGCAATACCCATCAAATTTCTTCTTTTCAATTTTCATTTCTATGAAAATGTTAGTAAAAATAAGAAAATTAACGGGAAAAAAAATAAAAATAGCGATCTTTTTATATCTATATCATCGAATGAAAAAAAAATTATTGAATTAGAGCACGAAGAAAAAGAATACGAAGACCCAGGGGGGGGCTTTGGGTCAGTTTTCCAAAATCAAGAAAAAGATATTGAAGAAGATTATATAGGATTAGATATGAAAAAACATAGAAATGAAAAGCAAAACAAAAGTCATATGGAAGTAGAACTTGATTTCTTCCTAAAACGGTATTTATGTTTTCAATTAGAATGGAATAGTTCTTTAAATAACCAACTAATCGAGAATATCAAATTCTATGGTTTCCTGCTTAAAGTGACAAATCCACGAAAAATTATTATATCTTCTATTCAAAGGCAAGAAATAAATTTGAATATTATGATGGTTCGGAACAGTTTTACTCGTACAGAATTAGTGAAAAGGGGAATATTGATTATCGAACCTGTTCGTCTGTCAGTAAAAAATGATGGACAATTTATTTTGTATCAAATGATAGGTATCTTATTAGTTCATAAAAACAAACAACAAATTAATAAAAAATACAGATATTATGTTGATAAAAAGAATTTTACCGAATTTATTGAAAGACATCAAAGTATAATTGGAAATAGAAAGAAAAATGATTATGATTTACTTGTTCCCGAAAATATTTTATCCCCTAAACGTCGGAGAGAATTAAGAATTCTTTTCAATTTAAAAAATAAAAATGATATTCATATAAATACAGAAATTTTCAACGGCAATAACATAAAAAATTGTAGTCCCATTTTAGGTAAAAGCAAACATTTTGATAGAGATAAAAAGAAACTAATTAAATTACAATTTTTTCTTTGGCCAAATTTTCGATTAGAAGATTTAGCTTGTATGAATCGTTATTGGTTCGATACTAATAATGCCAGTCGGTTCAGTATGGTAAGAATATATATATATCCGCGGTTGAAATTTTGA